In a single window of the Atlantibacter hermannii genome:
- the uhpA gene encoding putative response regulator, translating into MIGVVLVDDHVVVRSGFVQLLSLEEDITVLGQYSSAAEAWPALSRQPVDVAVLDVAMPDENGLSLLKRLRARQPGFRAIILSIYDTPAFVQSALDAGACGYLTKRCGPEELVHAVRSVGLGGHYLCADALKALRGGAEPARVLQVLTPREREVFDLLVRGESVKSIALQLSLSHKTVHVHRANVLGKLQCASTIELVHFALDHQLLTGH; encoded by the coding sequence ATGATTGGTGTGGTGTTAGTGGATGACCATGTGGTCGTTCGTTCCGGCTTCGTCCAGCTACTCAGCCTGGAAGAGGATATTACGGTGCTGGGCCAGTACAGCAGCGCCGCTGAGGCGTGGCCGGCGTTATCGCGTCAGCCGGTCGATGTGGCGGTGCTGGATGTCGCGATGCCCGATGAGAACGGCCTGAGCCTGCTTAAGCGCCTGCGCGCCAGACAGCCAGGTTTTCGCGCCATTATCCTCAGCATTTACGATACGCCCGCGTTTGTCCAAAGCGCGCTGGACGCCGGGGCGTGCGGCTATTTGACCAAACGCTGCGGCCCGGAGGAGCTGGTGCATGCGGTGCGCTCCGTCGGACTGGGCGGGCATTACCTGTGCGCCGATGCCTTAAAAGCGCTGCGCGGCGGCGCGGAGCCTGCCCGCGTATTGCAGGTGTTAACGCCCCGCGAGCGTGAAGTGTTTGATTTGCTGGTGCGCGGCGAGAGCGTGAAATCTATCGCACTGCAGCTCAGTCTCAGTCATAAAACGGTTCACGTTCACCGCGCCAATGTGCTTGGCAAATTACAGTGCGCCAGCACCATCGAACTGGTCCATTTCGCCCTTGACCACCAGTTGCTGACGGGGCACTGA
- the nreB gene encoding putative sensor histidine protein kinase (uhpB-like) gives MELDARRALTEKLIHAEEDTRKQLARELHDEIGQNITAIQIQSQLVKRASDNRTALMAGEQISELAQRIHHSTRQLLRQLRPPVLDQMALDEALHHLVREFAFPERGIRCQFHYQLAAPPDNETVVFTLYRLLQELLNNVAKHANATEVDITLSESPGFVHLRVSDNGVGVLPDHAPGMGMQGMSERVQALGGELLLESQPGVRVTVNLPTLLPQNIL, from the coding sequence GTGGAGCTGGATGCGCGGCGGGCGCTTACTGAAAAACTGATCCACGCCGAAGAAGATACCCGCAAGCAGCTGGCTCGCGAGCTTCACGATGAGATTGGTCAGAACATCACGGCGATCCAGATCCAGTCGCAACTGGTGAAGCGGGCAAGCGACAACCGCACCGCGCTGATGGCGGGCGAGCAAATCAGCGAGCTGGCCCAGCGCATTCACCACTCCACGCGCCAGTTGCTGCGTCAGTTGCGCCCGCCGGTGCTGGACCAGATGGCGCTGGACGAAGCCCTGCATCACCTGGTGCGGGAGTTCGCATTTCCCGAACGCGGCATCCGCTGCCAGTTTCACTACCAGCTCGCTGCGCCGCCGGATAACGAAACCGTGGTGTTTACCCTGTACCGTCTGCTTCAGGAGTTGCTGAATAACGTCGCCAAGCATGCCAATGCCACCGAAGTGGACATTACGCTCAGCGAGTCGCCTGGCTTTGTGCATCTCAGGGTCAGCGATAACGGCGTCGGCGTGCTGCCGGACCACGCGCCGGGAATGGGTATGCAGGGTATGAGCGAGCGGGTGCAGGCGCTGGGTGGCGAATTGCTGCTGGAAAGCCAGCCCGGCGTCCGGGTAACTGTTAACTTGCCCACACTTTTGCCACAAAACATCCTGTAA
- the yqjH_1 gene encoding siderophore-interacting protein, with product MTFPSYPQRVRNELRFREITVLSSQYVSGFQRIVFGGEALAGFSSQGFDDHIKLFFPEPGQAFTPPEITEAGIVWPGDARPQSRDYTPLFDEQTQQLTLDFWVHDGGVASAWAVAARPGDTLCIGGPRGSLVVPLDYQWQLYVCDESGLPALRRRLEALQDAGVTATCRAIVSIRDEACKGYLAHLPEANIDWVSGHDAAALEQHLQAIAWPTEDYFVWITGEGKLTKNLADRYTHTLDPQRVRAVAYWHA from the coding sequence ATGACGTTTCCTTCTTATCCGCAGCGGGTGCGTAACGAACTGCGCTTTCGTGAAATCACCGTATTAAGCAGCCAGTATGTCAGCGGTTTTCAGCGTATTGTCTTTGGCGGCGAGGCGCTGGCGGGCTTCTCTTCACAGGGATTTGATGACCATATCAAACTGTTTTTCCCGGAGCCGGGGCAGGCGTTTACCCCGCCGGAAATCACGGAAGCCGGGATCGTCTGGCCCGGCGATGCGCGTCCGCAATCACGCGATTACACGCCGCTGTTCGATGAGCAAACCCAACAGCTGACGCTCGATTTCTGGGTGCATGACGGCGGCGTGGCCAGCGCCTGGGCCGTGGCGGCGCGTCCTGGCGATACGCTGTGCATTGGCGGGCCGCGTGGTTCGCTGGTGGTGCCGCTGGACTATCAGTGGCAGCTTTACGTCTGCGATGAATCCGGCTTACCGGCGCTGCGTCGTCGTCTTGAAGCCTTGCAGGATGCGGGTGTTACAGCGACGTGCCGGGCCATTGTCAGTATTCGTGATGAGGCCTGCAAAGGTTATCTGGCTCATCTGCCCGAGGCGAATATCGACTGGGTAAGCGGCCATGATGCGGCGGCGCTGGAGCAGCATCTCCAGGCCATCGCCTGGCCGACGGAAGATTATTTCGTCTGGATCACCGGCGAAGGCAAACTGACCAAAAACCTTGCGGATCGCTATACCCACACGCTCGATCCCCAGCGGGTGCGCGCCGTCGCCTACTGGCACGCCTGA
- the yqjI gene encoding transcriptional regulator: MRHHDRHTHHFHAHDDAQHIEPCDRRGHGGEGRKRRARFFGHGELRVVLLDILTRGASHGYELIKEIETLTGGHYTPSPGVIYPTLDFLEEHGYIAFSDDEAGRKKIAITADGEAWLDHNREHVEHIRARMTARAIGHELRKNPDLKRALDNMKAVLDLRVNQSEIDAQTLKQIVGVIDRAALEIAQL; the protein is encoded by the coding sequence ATGCGACATCATGACCGGCATACCCACCATTTTCACGCACACGACGACGCTCAGCACATTGAACCCTGCGATAGACGCGGCCACGGCGGCGAAGGGCGTAAACGCCGCGCACGTTTTTTTGGTCACGGCGAATTGCGCGTCGTGCTGTTAGACATTTTGACCCGGGGCGCGAGCCACGGTTATGAGTTGATTAAGGAGATAGAAACGCTGACCGGCGGCCACTACACCCCAAGCCCCGGCGTGATCTACCCAACGCTGGATTTCCTTGAGGAGCATGGCTATATCGCCTTCAGTGATGATGAAGCGGGACGCAAAAAGATCGCTATTACCGCGGATGGCGAAGCCTGGTTGGATCACAATCGCGAACACGTCGAGCATATCCGCGCCCGCATGACCGCCCGGGCGATTGGGCATGAACTGCGTAAAAATCCGGATTTAAAGCGTGCGCTGGATAATATGAAAGCGGTGCTGGATTTGCGGGTCAACCAGTCGGAGATTGACGCACAGACGCTGAAACAGATTGTCGGCGTGATTGACCGGGCCGCACTGGAAATCGCGCAACTGTAA
- a CDS encoding putative sensor histidine protein kinase (uhpB-like): MRPLSPPFRAAAQRFWHRFPLYWQRLSLLLSAVAGAALLNTLLLTPFIESRATLILLASFTGGVLLTPFVYLIFDYLRQQHRYQLLGLETRHPPLRTSLLLWCSLFFIIGIGTQMVLSPEIERLLLIVVFLPNVVMAWKFGWQGGVLAALLGSMMITTARQVGSGFSDLMELEIFSPLRRCWASALASLSAARNSWPATSITTASGWKWSWMRGGRLLKN, translated from the coding sequence TTGCGCCCTTTATCACCGCCATTCCGCGCTGCTGCGCAACGTTTCTGGCACCGTTTTCCCCTCTACTGGCAACGCCTGTCATTGCTGCTCAGCGCGGTCGCCGGGGCGGCACTGCTGAATACCTTGCTGCTGACGCCCTTTATCGAAAGCCGCGCCACCCTGATTTTACTGGCCTCGTTTACCGGCGGGGTGTTGTTGACGCCGTTTGTGTATCTGATTTTCGACTATCTGCGTCAGCAGCATCGTTACCAGCTGTTAGGGCTGGAAACCCGCCATCCGCCGCTGCGGACCTCTTTGCTGCTCTGGTGCAGCCTGTTTTTTATTATCGGCATCGGCACCCAAATGGTGCTGTCGCCGGAAATTGAGCGGCTGCTGCTGATTGTGGTGTTTCTGCCGAACGTGGTGATGGCCTGGAAATTCGGCTGGCAGGGCGGGGTGCTGGCGGCCCTGCTCGGCAGCATGATGATCACCACCGCACGCCAGGTCGGCAGCGGCTTTAGCGATTTAATGGAGCTGGAGATTTTCTCTCCACTCAGGCGCTGTTGGGCATCGGCCTTGGCATCGCTATCAGCCGCCAGGAACAGTTGGCCAGCAACCTCGATCACTACCGCCAGCGGCTGGAAGTGGAGCTGGATGCGCGGCGGGCGCTTACTGAAAAACTGA
- the air_1 gene encoding aerotaxis receptor protein produces the protein MSSHPRVTQREKVLDENTTLMSTTDLQSYITHANDTFVQVSGYSLQELTGQPHNLVRHPDMPKAAFADMWYTLQQGEPWTGIVKNRCKNGDHYWVRANAVPMVRNGKTTGYMSIRTRATPQEIAAVEPLYQALREGKAKRRLFKGLVLRKHFLGKLPAMPLRWRIRSIMGATALVWLIASAFMLPSWLAMVGPVALMLLGCVALEWQVSRPVENVARQALKVATGEHNSIEHLNRTDEVGLTLRAIGQLGLMCRWLINDVTSQVENVRSGSETLARGNDDLNERTRQTVVNVQQTVSTMNQMASSVQTNSQTAVDANKLSSAASDAARQGGQAMETVVNTMDDIADSTQRIGSITSLINDIAFQTNILALNAAVEAARAGEQGKGFAVVAGEVRHLASRSASAANDIRKLIDASASKVQSGTVQVHEAGRTMQNIVNQVQNVTELLSQISSATSEQAQGLSELTRAVAELDGITKKNAMLVEESAHVSSMVKHRATRLEDAVTVLQ, from the coding sequence ATGTCGTCGCATCCCCGCGTTACCCAGCGCGAAAAAGTGCTGGATGAAAACACCACGTTAATGTCCACCACCGATCTGCAAAGCTATATTACTCATGCTAATGACACCTTCGTACAGGTAAGCGGGTATTCACTTCAGGAACTCACCGGGCAGCCGCACAATCTGGTGCGCCACCCGGACATGCCGAAAGCCGCCTTTGCCGATATGTGGTACACCCTGCAACAGGGCGAACCCTGGACCGGCATCGTAAAAAACCGGTGTAAAAACGGCGACCACTACTGGGTGCGTGCCAATGCGGTGCCGATGGTGCGTAACGGGAAAACCACCGGCTACATGTCCATTCGCACCCGCGCCACGCCGCAGGAAATCGCCGCCGTAGAACCGTTGTACCAGGCATTGCGGGAAGGCAAGGCGAAGCGCCGCCTATTTAAAGGTCTGGTGTTGCGCAAACATTTTCTCGGCAAGCTGCCTGCTATGCCGTTGCGCTGGCGTATTCGCAGCATTATGGGCGCAACGGCACTGGTGTGGCTGATTGCCAGTGCGTTCATGCTGCCGTCCTGGCTGGCGATGGTCGGGCCGGTGGCGCTGATGCTGCTGGGATGCGTGGCGCTGGAATGGCAGGTGTCGCGTCCGGTTGAAAACGTGGCGCGTCAGGCGCTGAAAGTCGCGACCGGGGAACATAACAGTATTGAGCATCTTAATCGCACCGACGAAGTGGGGCTCACGCTGCGGGCCATCGGGCAACTGGGCCTGATGTGCCGCTGGTTGATTAACGATGTGACCAGCCAGGTGGAAAACGTTCGCAGCGGCAGCGAAACGCTGGCGCGCGGTAATGACGATCTGAATGAACGTACCCGTCAGACGGTAGTAAATGTGCAGCAAACCGTCTCCACCATGAATCAGATGGCGAGCTCAGTACAAACCAATTCCCAAACCGCAGTGGATGCCAATAAGCTGTCGAGCGCCGCCAGCGATGCGGCGCGTCAGGGCGGTCAGGCGATGGAGACAGTGGTAAACACCATGGATGACATCGCCGACAGTACCCAGCGTATCGGTTCGATTACCTCGCTGATTAACGATATCGCCTTCCAGACCAATATTCTGGCGCTGAATGCGGCAGTGGAAGCCGCACGGGCGGGAGAGCAGGGCAAAGGCTTTGCAGTGGTGGCCGGTGAAGTCCGTCATCTGGCGAGCCGCAGCGCCAGCGCCGCCAATGATATCCGCAAGCTGATCGACGCCAGCGCCAGCAAAGTGCAGTCCGGCACGGTGCAGGTCCATGAGGCGGGCCGCACGATGCAAAATATTGTCAACCAGGTGCAAAACGTGACAGAGCTGCTCAGCCAGATCAGCAGCGCGACCTCTGAGCAGGCGCAGGGCTTGTCCGAACTCACCCGCGCCGTGGCGGAGCTGGACGGCATCACGAAAAAGAACGCGATGTTGGTGGAAGAGAGCGCCCATGTTTCCTCAATGGTGAAACACCGTGCGACGCGACTTGAAGATGCAGTTACGGTATTGCAGTAA